The proteins below are encoded in one region of Mustelus asterias unplaced genomic scaffold, sMusAst1.hap1.1 HAP1_SCAFFOLD_3042, whole genome shotgun sequence:
- the LOC144490228 gene encoding condensin complex subunit 1-like codes for MGQLEEEFSRLITSCCCHVLENPSVGQVKNKATCKAVAHLLGVMIKRYNQMLGATLNVIQLLQHFEHLSTVLAQSVTTWATEYGLKSIVGEIM; via the exons ATGGGCCAGCTGGAGGAGGAGTTCAGCCG CCTGATCACGTCCTGCTGTTGCCACGTCCTGGAGAACCCCAGCGTCGGGCAGGTGAAGAACAAGGCGACGTGCAAAGCCGTGGCTCACTTGCTGGGTGTCATGATCAAAAGATACAATCAAATGCTAG GTGCCACTCTGAACGTGATACAGTTGCTGCAACACTTTGAACATCTTTCTACAGTCCTGGCTCAGTCCGTGACAACCTGGGCTACAGAATATGGACTGAAATCCATCGTGGGAGAGATCATGAG